ACGGCGACGACAAGCTCGATATCCCGACCTTCCTGCGCAAGCATCTGGACTAGCTGCTACGCCAGGGCGCGCTGAGCGCGCCCGAGGTTAACTGTTTTCTCCTCGGATTCTCCACGCAGGGGCGGCGCAAGCCGCCGCCTCTGCCCCCTCCTGTCATGCGGAGAGATGGCCCCACTCGATGCGGGTTTGAACGACGTAGTGAAGATGGCCGGCGATCACATAACGACTCAACAACTTTTCCATGCCGGCGTCGAAGTCTGCGGTTGCCGCATTTCCCAAGTGATCCTCGGACCACGTTGCGCGCGAATGCTGACAACGCAGGTATTCGACGATTGTTTGTGAGATTTCGGTCGGCTGCGTGATCCTGACGCCCACTGGTTTGTACAAGCGATGCAGGAGCTTGGGTTGATCGAGCTGCTGGCGCGCGTTCTTCCATCCGAAGGGGCGCTTGCCATCAACTTTCTCCAGGAAATCCGAGTAGAAGGCGGTTTCGTCGCGTTCCCACGGCGCGTTGATCGGCGCGTCGCCGTCCAGCACGGCAAGGAATGCGCCCGGTGCGAGTGCTGCAGCAAATTTTGGCAGAACCTGGTCGAGGTCCATCCAATGCAGACTCAGCGCGGCAACGATCAGTCCGTAGGGAGGATCCAGTTTCGAATCTTCCAGCTTCGATTCTATCCATCGAATCTTTGCGTTGGCGCCGTTGGGCAAGCTGCGCGCCAGCCGGAGCATTTCTGCCGAAGGATCGATCGCGTCGGCTCGTTCGAGATTGTCGATCAGCCCGAGCGTGATTTTTCCGGGACCGCACCCCGCGTCGAGTACGACCCGTGGATGTCCTTTGATGAAGCCCAGAAGCGTTTCAAACACCTCGGGCGAATAAGGTGGACGAAAGAGATAGTTCTCGACCATCCGCGCTGAAGAAAAACGCTGACCCAGTAAACGATCGCGATTAGCGCCCGGCCACGTCACCGTACCCCCGTGCTCGAACGGCGCGTCCATCGCCATGCGGACGACGCTTGTGCCGTCGCCAAGATTGAAGCTCTCAACTCGCATAAAGCCCTGCGACTCGAGCCACGAATTGAACTGCGTCAGTGATTCATACTCGAGGAACCACGCACGCCGCGCCTGAAGCTGCAGCAGTTCGGAACGAAGTAGGGCCAGCAGTCGAATCCCGAGTGAATCACGATCCGATGGCACCACTACGACGAAGAGTCGATAGTCGTCTTCCATCCACTGACCGCGATGTTCCAGTCCAGCGTAGCCAACGACCTGTCCGTCAGCAGTTGCAATGAACTGTCGTTGAACACCGTTGGCCGTAGGAAAGGATCGTCGATTCGACGCCCACTCGCGCTGGCTGGGAGCGGACGGCATCTCGGCGACGGACTTTTCTGCGAGCGCCAGAAGCGCAGGCCAGTCCGCGTCGCGAACCGACCGAATTGTCA
This genomic stretch from Candidatus Binataceae bacterium harbors:
- a CDS encoding class I SAM-dependent methyltransferase; translated protein: MDSLTIRSVRDADWPALLALAEKSVAEMPSAPSQREWASNRRSFPTANGVQRQFIATADGQVVGYAGLEHRGQWMEDDYRLFVVVVPSDRDSLGIRLLALLRSELLQLQARRAWFLEYESLTQFNSWLESQGFMRVESFNLGDGTSVVRMAMDAPFEHGGTVTWPGANRDRLLGQRFSSARMVENYLFRPPYSPEVFETLLGFIKGHPRVVLDAGCGPGKITLGLIDNLERADAIDPSAEMLRLARSLPNGANAKIRWIESKLEDSKLDPPYGLIVAALSLHWMDLDQVLPKFAAALAPGAFLAVLDGDAPINAPWERDETAFYSDFLEKVDGKRPFGWKNARQQLDQPKLLHRLYKPVGVRITQPTEISQTIVEYLRCQHSRATWSEDHLGNAATADFDAGMEKLLSRYVIAGHLHYVVQTRIEWGHLSA